tggcatatttatcaagaaaacgttgcattcaccaaatcatcaccatgtatcttattttgactgcattgtcaacggaaatactattgtaaactattatttacggtgattgtctatatgtagaaatcatcagatgtcgaaaaccattgatttaaatattcatttatggtgtgccttttcaaaagaatgcaatgtttacaaaacgtatcatatagaggtcaaatacctcgcaatgaaatcgatgaatgatgtgttcgtctatatgaatttggagcgatcgtcacattcaaCATTAACTCGCCGTACTTTAATAGGATAATGAGAGATGATGATGGACATAAATGATTGGTTTTAATTTTGTGAGTTTAAATGGATATAAATCATGGAAAGGGACGAATTTACCCTCACGTGCATGtcacatgtgaggggttaaccatTAAACTTTGACTGCAGTTATGTTAGAGTGCCAACCATGATAGTTAAGCAAAACGGAGGTACTAACTACGAAAAAAAAGTTTAGGTGTTATTATGCAAATTGAAACAAACCACAGGTACAAGCGAAGTAATTTTTTCCTATTAAATTAAAATGATACaaacaaggttgcaaaattcgctattaggagattaatcggtcgggactttgaaaagattaatcggcaattcggggattaaccggattgtactgtatacatttaaatattatatGGGTAAATATaggaaaaaaccataaatataaaaataaactttaagataattgtctaaaattgttttaTTTTGCTCTAAAACtataaagttctagtttaaattcatgttaaaatgttaaccattttttactttaaCCGATTATGGTTACTAAATTCGGTTTTGACGAattaattgacgttgaccgtttaattaaatgaatttttagaaatcggaacggattgtttttaaaaatgataatcggagattaatcggtgagtaatcgggttttttacaacaccggATACAAGTAGTATATGAAAAGGGGAAAAGTGTATTATCTGTATAACCTTGGGGTCTTAAGTGTCAAATTTGGTTGGAAATATTTGAGAGAAGAGAAAGGATCCTTTTAACTGAATACTGTGGAGGCAACAACATACACTGATGCTAGCTCTATTCAGGTACTATTTTTCCAATCATATATAATCGATAATATtagatataataattatatatatattaattaattccgTAATCACAAGCCGAGTTAATGTTTTCAGAGTATCAAGTTTCACATTCGCGTATCAGGTTTCGAAATCGGTGCCCTACTTTCAGGTTAAACGTTTCTCTAATTCTTCTCTTTAGGTTAAACTGATGAATTTAATTTTCTTAATATACAGCGCTGTTATTGTAGTTAGtgcttatattttctgtttttgttgttaaaatcagGTTAAATTTGATTATAGTTAGATTAATCTTGAATAACTACAATTAGTATGAATTTAGGCTAAACTGATGAATTATTGATCATAATTTACTCTCTAGACATAAATTGTCATGTAGTTGTATTGTAGACAAAGTACATGCTAGTATGCTACTAAAATACTGAAAAAATAAACGCTCTCCTTTTTTGGCAAATATTTGAACCTTTCCGGTTTATTTGATAAGAGGTAGATACCCTGCACTGTCAAAATTTGTTTCTTTTGTTACCTTTCTTCGCATGAAACTATAATTAGCAGTATTCATTGTGGGCTTTGTTACAGAAAAGGAACTACGATAGCTTCTTTTAGACGTGTTAAATTTAGAGTTATAGTGTATGACAGTATGAGAGCTTTTTATCAATAATTGTTTAGACTCTTTTAACTTTTCGGTTCTGATTAACTACAGAAATGCTACTCGTGTGGTGATGTGAACTCTAGCTATATAATTCAAGGTGGAAAGAGTAACAAACGAACTACAGATATGAGAAAACAACAAACGAGTGTTCCTGTATGGAGACCAGTGATTACACAATCATGCTCAGATGATGGTTAGAATTTATATTGATGTTAGTAGTCATGAACATGCTCCCATGTCACATATtagagtgtgtgtgtttttttttttttttccctactTTTTTGCAATGATGGAGCTAAGTAGGGTAAGACGGTGAGGTGGCACCATTACATTTGTGTAGGTAATAGAAGGTTTAGAAAATGCAGTATAAAATTTAAAAACTTTTTGCCTCCAAAATTCTTCTGTGGATTCTGTCTCTATTATTGCGTGTATGTATGGTGAATTGGTGATGGTCTATTTGTACATCCAAAGTTGTTTTGATATTTCCCTCAGAGAATAAACGAATAGTGTATTTTTAAATCCCCGTTATTTGATGAGAAGTTGTTTGAATGTTCAGTGAACGATGTTGATGTCAAACGTAAAGTAGAATTTCATGATGGCAATTCTAATGGGAGTTCAAAAAGTCAAGATGTTAAATGTATCTTTTACGTTTAGGTACTGAACTGGCTGGACCAAGTATTGATCCTACAACATCGTTAGTTAAAGAAGAAAAGCCTATGGAAGGGTCTGTGTCTTCTACGGATAAACATTCAATCTCTTTGGAGGTGAAGCTTTAGTTGTCTACGTTTGTGCTTTTCTTTTTTTCTTGTTTGTAAATTTTCCTTTCTCTGTAATGAGAAGTAAATTTTTCTCTTTTTTTCTTCTTGGTACCAAAAACTTACAAACACAATGTGTGCCAGGTAAATGGAATTTTAAGCTTTTAGTGATCTTAATTATCGATTATTTATGCGTTCAAATTAAGATTCAGTGACCTATATTTTTTCCTGTGATTAAAAGTTAGATAATCGATAATATAAAAATGTGATCATGGTAAAATTGTTCACTTGACATGttgatatttaatatataatagggTTAAATTAGAGATATTTTGGAAAATGCTAACCACTGAAAGCTTTGTATTCTAGGGTGGGTGGTTAAATGAGAGTTCAAATTTGTTTCTGTGTTTTTTTCATTGGTTTCTATATCATGCAGGTAGGGTCTTCCTTATTTCGCTTCATCAAAGGAAAAGGGTACAACTTTGGAAGTTACACTTGTTATATTCTAAACTTTTTTGCatatacacaaacacacacatccGCACTTGGTCATCTTCATACGCTACCACGCAATTTGATACATTCTTCATAATCCTCCAAAGGGGTTCTACGCAGGCGAGTATCGAAGAAGAAATGGGGGTTAGAATAATATTTCCATCATCAAGAAAAGGAGAATCAATAAGTACGTCAACGGGTCactattttttaatttttatattttgtgtGTGTTTCAGAATTATTACATATGATACCAACATATTGTGAAACACTATTCTAAGACAGATTTTTACAGTCATTGAAGGAACTTCTCCTGATAATGTAGCTAGAGCTTCAGAACGAATACAATCCGTAATTGACGAGGTTAGTTACCAATTGTGGATACAACTCATAAATTTGGTGGCTCATTTGAAAGGGTTTATTTAGGACTATATCTTATCTAAAACGGGTCATATAGAAAAAGGGGAACTTGTCAAACAGATTAAAAGTTGCCcaaagatttttattattattgctataatattattgtttttttataatttataattatacttGATTTGTTACTTATCTATTACCACCTGGCCCGCTTCAACCTGTACTAGGTATGACAGGTTACCACACCAACCTACTTAAGCCACCCATCTTTCCACTTAAATTTACATGTAAAAGTGTGGAAGCCGCTTAAGTAGATTTCTTTTTTGCTTGTTCTAATATAAATAATAGCTTTGATTATACTTAGCATCCTTAATATTTTTATGTGGTGTACTGAATCATGAATATTTGACAGGCTGTAAAAAGCTCGGCTCTTGACTACTCTCACTTCATATCACTTCCACTTGCTATACATCCTCAGTTGGTTGATAAGCTTTTCACCTTTCAGCATTCAATATTAGGGTTTAGCGATGCAAACCCAGATGAGGTTCTTGATAATAGTTCTAATAAAGCACCTCATGTTGCTGTCACACTTAAAACTCACGAAAATAGTGAAAATGTTCAAGTGGATGTCACTAAGATACCTCTTGTAAGTTATCCTCCTAAATCCTCAGATACCTCCACTTCAAAGCCAAAGACTTCTACGTTATCAGGTATGTGGACGATATTACCCCTGATAATACATGTTATGTTTATCCTTTTTTGTTGTATTTTAGACTTGGGTTGAATTTAATTTATGTATTACATCATGTTTAACACTGTTTGAAACGAAAAATGAATATCTTTACTATGCCTAATTTTTGTGAAAGAATTTCACTTCTTATTTTTGAAACGGTTAAAGTGGATTTTGGTCAATTTTGTAAAATATAGTTGCAGAAGTTCTAATATATCAATAATGATCTTACTTCTTGAACAAGATGACTTACACTTTCAGCCAGTTTTGAACTCTTTTTTTCTCGTTTCCCATTTTGGTTGTTTcgtttgtagttttttttttttttttacccattTCCCAAGTACATGGGTCAAAATTGTCACCTTTATATGTGACGTTGTTTTCTGATATGTTGCTTGCAACAGAACTGGGAATAGATAAATCTATATTCATTAAACCAAAAACATTTCACTTAACTGTGCTCATGCTGAAGTTGTGGAACAAGGATAGAGTCGATACTGCAGTAAAAATATTCAAGGTCAGTTCGATTTCTCAGACTTATTTTGTTGACGAATTTAGTATTGATTGTTTTATAACCAATCagggaattgaagaacaagtaatggATGCATTAGATGGCCAACCCGTATCTATTAGGCTTAAGGGACTTGTAAGAATCTCTCTACACTTGACATATATGATATAGAATTGTTTGGATGTGTGTTTAACCTTGAGGTTGTAAAACGAGTGGGTCAAACTGGCAGTTTCTGTTTTGGATACAGGCTGTGTCGACCCTCGAACACATTCTTATTCTCTTCTCTACAAGTTTTGTAAATAGTTATTGTATTAAATATGAGTTAAAAAGGTTATGTTATTGCAAATATTATCTTAATTATGAAGTAAAACGATATAAGAGGTCTTTTCAGGATTGCATGAAGGGTTCTCTAGCCAAGGCTCGTGTTCTGTATGCTCCGGTTGAAGTAGTAGGTGGTGAAGATAAACTATTACAGGCTTGCAGTATCCATATAGTCTgtgcaccttttttttttttaatggacTATTTATTTTTATGTCTTTGTTAAATGCAGTAAAATAAAAAAGTATTTCAGTATCGATTTTCCTGAAATTTCTTAGAAATCATGACTGATGCTTTTATAAAAGGTGGACTTGTTCTCGAAAAAGATGCAAAACAAACATTAAAGGTATGGAATACAACTTGATGGTTTTGGATTTTTCAAATCTTACTGCCATAATGAATCTTTTTCATTTCAAGTACATGAAATTTGGTGTATACTGAATCTTTTTCATTTCAAGTACATGAAATTTGGTGTATACCTTTCAGCTAAAATTCAACACATATTTTAGGTTAAGTTTGTTCTTATTGTAACCTTTATGTAGTTAAACATCAACTATAGAACATTAGCATATTAGTTTATTGATGGTTAAATTAAATGAACTAGAGATTACCCAAGTATAGTATGGGGATTGGGAAGATGATCATGATATGACCCGATTACGTTTATCAATGAAAAAAATTCGAAGTTTGTTCTTTTCATTTTATCTCTTTGTATACATTTTGTTCCTCAAATGTAACACATCCATGGTGTCTAATTTTTACTCCATTGCAGTTGCATGCGACTGTGATGAATGCAAGGCACAGAAAAAGGTAACTATGCTCTCGTTCCATTAATTAAATTTTTTGATTGTTTCATATACCTATCCTATCCTTAAAGCCGGTAGAGGTGGCAAATTGGGCGGGTTGGGCTATCAGTCAAAACGTGTATATATTTTAAACGTTTTTGGCTGATATTCGGACTCATTTTCTTAAAATATTATAATAGTTTTAGTATTTACATTATAGTATAAGAGGGTATAATATCATTTAAATTTCGGAATAAGATAGCATAGGAGGTTTTAACCCATTTTACTTGTTCCTTTAACCTAATTTTGTATGTTTTACATATGCCTTGAATCATTCTGTTgaataataaataaatcaaattgCTACTGTATTGAACAGGAAAATGAATACAAGAAAGTACGATACATTCGATGCCCGGGACGTTATGGAACGATATGGTTTGCAAGAATGGGGAGAGTATCTCATCCCTGAAGTTCATCTTTCTCAAAGGTTTGTGTTTGATGAAAATGGTTACTACCATTGTTGTGCCTCTATTTCGCTCCCTAAGGACGTGCAAGCAGAGTAATTTTTTATGTTGTTAGCGTACCAGGTTCTTAGACTTTATTGAATAAATCCGGGTTACGTGTACATTGTTATATACAGATGGTTTAGTCTAGGAATTTCTGTATGTatgtcaagtttttttttttttttttttttttaccaaacctTATCACGATGTGTTCAAACGAATAAGATGTTTCCCGAACAAAAGATATTACGGGTGTTTATCCAGTTCCTTAAATTTTAGGAGGAAAAAAACCTCGAAATGATGTGTGTAAAACATATTGAAAAAAAGTAATTTTAATAACAGAAACGCTAGAAGGAGGGCTTGAACCTCCGACCTTGTGGTTAACAGCCACACGCTCTAACCAACTGAGCTATTCCAGCTTCGTTTTTTTGGTGATGATACCTTAGAGTTATATAAATTTCCCATTGTTTAAAAGTAGACGATTCAGGATATTAAGAGATGAATTTAATGGAGATGGAATACGAAGCAACCAAATTACAAAATCGTCATTATAATTATAACAAGGAAAACAGTGTTATGTTATTCTTTCTTCGAATTATACATCGGGAAGCCACCCATATattatattatcattttatttttgtaAGCACTCACATATGATAATAAATTTATAGGTTATTTATTTTGCTTGTTGAATATGTACTACATAAGTCAGGAGCAAAATCTGGAGACAAAACTTGATTTCAAGATGTTTATTATTATACTAATCAAAACTTATTAAACATCAGATCAGAGCCATTATCATAAACCAAATATAAATCATCCTAAGAAAGTTTACTAGAGGTTAATTTATACATCTAAACTTGTAAAAGTTCATCTTTCTACCCTTCCAATTTTGTTTTATTCTTTTGAGACGTCCGAGTTCTCTTCCCTCGGAAAACCAAGTTTATATGGGAAGAAACTCACTAACCTTGCTATTCGGTGTTGGAGATAATCAGTTAAAAAGGTGCAAACCAAAGTTCCACATTGAATATGAGAagaaacaaatgtgtacatataaccTTATGTTATACGAAAACCTCTCTCTATAATCATTATTTTAAGGAGACATCGACAttgaatgctctcatttgtcactcacacatGCGTTAAGAGGAAATCCAATTCGCGACGATATTGACAGTATCATCAAAGGTTGGGAAACCCCCAgcgcattgatgttggcagtaccatcaaaaGTTAAAAACTCCGTGGATTTATATGCTAATATGCATGTATATAGTTGGGCCTGAAGCCTAATATATTTACTAAATTAATCACCAAAACGGATTTTGTTAATTTAATAAAAGAAACGTTAACATATATTCTGTATTAGGAGTTAGGACCATATAGTTCCAAAATGAAAAGCTAAAGTTCACTTTTTTTAATTCAGTTGCTACAAAAACAGTAGGTTTAAAGAGCCAAATATGTAGAATCCAAGTTGTGTTATTGGACGTGAGAGTTTGTTATTAAAATAATGTTTGTAAACTGTTAAAATACACTTAACGAATCAAAATACAATTATTgatatttttacatttatttttATTGAACTAATAAAATCTTGAAAGGAACATCAAGATCGCATCTATAACTCAAAAAGCAGTAGGCCCAACGTGTCAAAAATGTATATTAGACCCTAATTATTTGACTGATAAAGTCATTACTGATAGCATCAAGGCACATTCAAAGCACTTAATATATCCAAGTTGGGCATTAGACAACAATTAACAATTTTACTATCTTCATCATTCGGATAATAATGATTTTAGACTAGGATTTTACAAATTTAAGCATTAACAATTAGTGCTATAAAAATGTTCATTTGTAAGTTTGTAACCATTTTTTAGTGGCGACTTATTATTTAATCACTAATGATGCTATTAAGTTACCATTAAAGAAGTCGTCACTAAATTTTATTTTGATCCTTATACGATATTAGTGACCTAACCAATAAGTCATTGTAGCGACTTATTATTTGATCACTAATGATGCTATTAAGTTACCATTAAAGAAGTCGTCACTAAATTTTATTTTGATCCTTATACGATATTAGTAACCTAACTAATAAGTCATTGTAACCACCCTCGTACGCGTGCAAGACGAAACATACATGCTATCATATGGATTTGAACCCAATTAAAGTTTGATTCACATATTTAAGTCTTTACCATTGGAAAGTATACCTCATTACATTTCAAATGATAGTTTATTtggcaaaaacggagttacggtttgaaagttacgacaattttagtttttcaaaaatatGACAAACAGCTCGTACTAGGAGATTTCTTTTCGCATGAAGAAGACCCACTTCGTACGAGGACTTCAGAACATGTCCTTTCAGCTCGTTTTTGGCTTTTTTACATCCCAATTCGATATATAAACATGTTTTGATCGATTAAATGATTCAAGAACATTATATAACACTTATAGAAGCTATATCAAGCAGCAATCAAGCATAACAAACACTTAGAATCAAGAATCAAGCACAAAAAGTTCAATTTTACAATTTCCGCATAAAACCCATTTGAAATCATCAAATTCTGTAATACATACCTTGTTATGATGCTGAAAACTAGTTGAATCAGACGCACAAAGTCTAAAACTTGGATTTGCACTAGCTGATTTTATGTAATAGGGAGCAGCAGAGTATTTTATGGTTTAAGGTTGCTAAAAGAAAGTAAGTGAAATGAACGAGCATGAGTATATATCTATCTTAGGTTTCTTCAAGGGTAGGGAATCCTCatctcacacgggtatttatcagttatcatcTCACAGAAGTTGTgacgtggtccagcggttggtggcctgcctccttaAGGGGAGGTCAAGAGTTCGACCCCCGTCgattacatattaaaaacacaatttcatctctgccatgaagtatccatccatggcacctttcccatatcgtttggggggtaaaggggaggggtttTACTTgggcgtgcccttggatcggtttcaaggtttcctcccgggcagcgatgggggcgggtttATTATCGTTGCATCGGCATAGTTGGAACAGGAGATGATCACAACAGGTGATTtattccccctcgggtgatcccaatcgctgtacaAAAAAAAATTATCTGGAACACAATGTACCTCATTATGCAACCCTAACGAGGTCTAAATCACTTAAGAAAAtatgttttgtgacccttgtcacaaaacacaCTTTTACCcatacataaataattatatacacaTAATTTTCTTAATCACTAACAAATCACACACAAGGGCAAAAAGGTCAATTCCTATTAGGCCCAATTGAAGGTGTTACAGATTAAGAGCTTCATTCTTTTGGGGAGGTTCGGAAGGTAATAAAAAGATACATTGAATCCGTTGAGAGCTAGTTCTTGCCTCGTTTGAAAAAGGGAGGTTTGGATTTGGGAAGTCCCTAAGCATTTGGTCTCGCTCTCATATTCAAGTGGATTTGGAGATATGCCATGTTTCTTAATTTGGGTTGGGCTAATGTCAATCGAGCAGCTCACATGCACCCACTATAATAATTAAATACTCGAATTTACATTTAGTATATAAAACAATACGTGCAagagcgcgcacacacacacacacaaatatatatatatatatatatatatatatatatatatatatatatatatatatatatatatatatatatatatatatatatatatatatatatatatatatatatatatatatatattcaaatgttTAATTGAGAACAAATTAATATAGAGAACCTTAAGAACTAAAATAGATTAAGGGTAATTTCATCATTAACCCAAAAGATTGTACCAACTGTTTGGCCAAAATAATTGGAACACTTGAATAAGGAACgattgtcatatatatatatatatatatatatatatatatatatatatatatatatatatatatatatatatatatatatatatatatatatagtggtaggatcaagagggaagtaatcaatcgggggagcgggggaagcaaaatttatttatttttttcgttttttgaaaaaactttgttcatgaacattatagattggatgaaaatatgaacatttaataaagacactttgtgataaatgtttttattttggcgagaaaatgctcgaagaagtaatatataacaattatcgtgtttttcgagcgtatattgaggttttaggtgttagggtttagatattagggtttatagggtttatgtgacgccccgtacaaaaccatcgtgtacagatcattaacaacaggatcattacaaggtcaaacactatatgctgtttgaaaaccgatttgcattcattaaaaagataacgttttacaagataacatgtcataagacttattacaaaccattgttccaaaataacataagtttacgaatgcaaaacataagtttcataatttgtgacatctctagtaatgcagcgggtaactagtacagtaggtccataacagcaattcaaaaATAGCTTGACAACAAgtgtaacagcatgacatcaagtctaacagcggaagcaataaacctcaaggcacctgagaaatacacgcttaaaaagtcaacacgaatgttggtgagctatagtttaagttgtaatagtaacgtaagataggccacgagatttcagtgctgcaacagcgtatcaaaacagtatgaaaagtatatgcataaccgtgggcacccggtaactagacttaacgtttatatccccctgaaagtacacttggcgagtgcgtatgtccacgaagtattaaacactcgttaaatgctagcgcgactagcccgagtggggatgtcaaaccctatggatccatatctaagattcgcgttcaccggttcaaaaaccaatgtctaaacgttaccgtgctaaggggaatgtttatgccgtagtataacccacacacatataaagtttaagtactcgtgcctaacatgtaaaacgtaaaaagcgcatgtattctcagtcccaaaaatagtaaaagtggtaaaaagggatgctataactcacagtgataaaagcggtaaagtcggtaatgaaagtacgcaagtagtaagtcggtccgaaaggtcgtcaacctaaatcaaaggttactaggtcagtaggttgtcttaataagttctaatagtgcataaaatatgtaacatcccgcctttttccgtttacttttccgtttaactatttaaatcccgttatatgtttataacatctccggttaatacgtgttttaaaattatctcgtctaggtatttcacgcacccgcaaacgaacttgagggactagtttcgccaaaatgccaaagaggtgactagcctttgactagtcaacccccactcccatcttttctttttcatttcccttttcttcttctactttcatattttctctcaattctccaatttcaagaatcatcatctaaatcaaatcgagcaagcatccatctaaacaaattgcatattcggaatcctctcatcttcctcttcgattccataccaatttcatcaagtttgggtcaagactagcactatccttcgcacacgttactttgtgaagtactttcatacgtgcactcaagttaCACTTGCagtgtgtaaacgtgaacttatattatgtgatcacatgggcttgacgagcctcattcggatggttcgctaccgttagcagatgaaatatattttcgggtctagtgtatgttctaacactacgcaaagggtgcaaaacagttaagtttgataattgggtgcccgcaaaacaaataacaactttggaatgcaaatgattcgataatcata
This genomic window from Rutidosis leptorrhynchoides isolate AG116_Rl617_1_P2 chromosome 2, CSIRO_AGI_Rlap_v1, whole genome shotgun sequence contains:
- the LOC139894177 gene encoding uncharacterized protein — protein: MYLLRLGTELAGPSIDPTTSLVKEEKPMEGSVSSTDKHSISLEVGSSLFRFIKGKGGSTQASIEEEMGVRIIFPSSRKGESIIIEGTSPDNVARASERIQSVIDEAVKSSALDYSHFISLPLAIHPQLVDKLFTFQHSILGFSDANPDEVLDNSSNKAPHVAVTLKTHENSENVQVDVTKIPLVSYPPKSSDTSTSKPKTSTLSELGIDKSIFIKPKTFHLTVLMLKLWNKDRVDTAVKIFKGIEEQVMDALDGQPVSIRLKGLDCMKGSLAKARVLYAPVEVVGGEDKLLQACKIMTDAFIKGGLVLEKDAKQTLKLHATVMNARHRKRKMNTRKYDTFDARDVMERYGLQEWGEYLIPEVHLSQRFVFDENGYYHCCASISLPKDVQAE